The proteins below come from a single Ptychodera flava strain L36383 chromosome 6, AS_Pfla_20210202, whole genome shotgun sequence genomic window:
- the LOC139135445 gene encoding uncharacterized protein has product MIMPSLWMLVSAITLIFGAESVSAQESCIIVSTSGKTIEYTFWGSTETFGSAKTNCEGSGWHLAMFYSKTDLDDVYGQLCAAGVDDEVWIGAEWKDNAWHWVKDDSVIEWHHFQNIDIPDGKPDKNLSIKKEICPEAVYNFEDKDAFDRKNFICMRELTPSSTAQAATSQLTKTSETATTPTTSSDSTLSTTVSAEESSTSTHQTTSKSNYSSSKDTTYVDLTSKLLVTPGTTQKEIPTARRGTLFKSTSTALISSLSIDTISTKGVENTTVTTDMFTPNDATESWIISQRTKTLNDNILDALGLNLTLNESIGFTQGTLTHMQEIIDDIVSIINVNLELNIPRHIVETLLKMADNLAMLILRKTTSGGGAIHFETRSFVLNLERNSLMNLCNSSLMVGPHSGFEIPSAKHILPFVDQNSILNRMILLFGGVVHQISNMTDRFTSDMLTLSFKNDAGQEMMVHNTSQDIGVWLGNRQTPLNEIMVMGKYIETDAATHYVFGIAVSKRHHAIQIMLETPAPVYENITACVSTELPKNTSKNNGHHFCSRASLYGRVANIFFPEENINKIGTYYVTFDLLYEHGVEFKVSTTQHRCSYSVDNTNTWQSTGCKVSPRSSINSTLCLCKHLT; this is encoded by the exons GTTTCCGCGATCACATTGATATTTGGAGCGGAGAGTG TAAGTGCCCAAGAATCATGTATTATTGTATCAACGTCTGGAAAAACTATCGAGTACACATTTTGGGGAAGTACAGAAACATTTGGCTCAGCCAAGACGAACTGCGAAGGGAGCGGTTGGCATCTTGCCATGTTTTACTCAAAGACAGATTTGGATGACGTCTACGGTCAACTCTGTGCAGCTGGTGTGGATGATGAAGTGTGGATTGGCGCTGAATGGAAGGACAATGCATGGCACTGGGTGAAGGATGATTCTGTTATCGAATGGCATCATTTCCAAAATATTGACATTCCGGATGGCAAGCCAGACAAAAATCTTTCGATCAAAAAAGAAATTTGTCCTGAGGCTGTATATAATTTCGAAGACAAGGATGCATTTGACAGGAAGAATTTCATTTGTATGCGAG AGCTGACCCCGTCGAGTACAGCACAGGCGGCCACTTCACAACTTACAAAAACATCTGAAACTGCAACTACCCCCACCACATCTTCAGACTCGACACTGAGTACCACTGTATCTGCGGAGGAAAGTTCAACATCAACACATCAGACCACAAGTAAATCAAATTATTCAAGTTCAAAAGACACAACGTACGTAGATTTGACATCAAAACTCCTAGTAACACCTGGCACAACACAGAAAGAGATCCCTACAGCTAGAAGAGGTACTTTATTCAAATCAACATCAACAGCACTCATATCTTCTCTTTCCATCGACACAATATCTACaaaag GCGTTGAAAACACTACAGTGACGACAGACATGTTCACTCCAAATGACGCGACTGAATCCTGGATAATATCACAG agAACGAAAACATTAAACGACAACATTCTGGATGCTTTGGGTCTGAACCTCACACTAAACGAGAGCATTGGATTTACTCAAG GGACACTTACACACATGCAAGAAATCATCGATGACATTGTGTCAATTATTAACGTAAACCTGGAACTAAACATTCCGAGACACATCGTtgaaacacttttgaaaatggcTGACAATCTGGCAATGCTCATACTTAGAAAGACTACTAGTGGTGGCGGTGCTATTCATTTCGAGACACGCTCGTTCGTTTTGAATTTGGAAAGGAACTCTTTAATGAACCTGTGTAACTCTTCTTTGATGGTTGGACCTCACAGTGGATTTGAAATTCCTTCAGCAAAGCATATCTTGCCATTTGTGGATCAAAATTCAATTCTTAACAGAATG ATTCTTCTCTTTGGAGGCGTTGttcatcaaatatcaaatatgacagACCGATTTACGAGTGATATGTTGACCTTATCATTCAAGAACGACGCTGGTCAAGAGATGATGG TGCACAATACCTCACAAGATATAGGCGTATGGCTCGGCAACCGCCAAACACCGTTGAATGAAATCATGGTGATGGGCAAGTATATTGAAACTGACGCTGCCACGCATTACGTCTTCGGAATCGCG GTTTCCAAACGCCACCATGCCATTCAGATAATGCTAGAGACGCCTGCACCTGTCTATGAGAACATAACAGCGTGTGTTTCAACCGAATTACCCAAAAACACAAGTAAGAATAATGGTCACCACTTTTGCAGCAGAGCCTCTTTGTATGGCAGGGTTGCTAACATCTTTTTCCCGGaggaaaatatcaacaaaatagGAACCTACTATGTTACCTTCGACCTTTTGTACG AACACGGCGTCGAGTTCAAAGTGTCAACAACCCAGCACAGATGCAGTTATTCTGTTGACAACACCAATACTTGGCAAAGTACTGGATGCAAG gtATCTCCGAGGTCTAGTATTAATTCAACTTTGTGCTTGTGCAAACATCTGACATAA